AGAAAGCTCAATTCAGTGAGCCTGTAGATTCAACTGAAACTAAAGTGGTGGTTGGTTTCTGGGCCAAACTGTTAAAACGCATTTGCTGCAAGGATTAGTGCGACCTCATTACCTTCGggtggaaattattttttatactcttTTTTAAGCGATGATGTAGTGATATCATTAAGATGGTAATATTATACCAACACAAGCAGAACCGCTGGTTTATGGTGTTCAACAGCTTGCAGGGCTTTCAGAGCATTGTCTCTGTCTGTCAAGGATTGTACAGGTGTACTACTTGGGATGGTTATACTTAGGAACTAAGCTCTCGGGAACACTGAAAATGTAATACCTTACGACTTGTTTTATGAGGAAACTGTATCGGGACTGTTCATTTGCTCCAAGTACATCTTAGAGCTGTGTTAAACAAGTGTTGTGGTCTTTTGGTGCGTGTTATATGATAATAATACTAACTATCAAATTAGCCATTCAGTTGAAAcatggaagaagaaaacattTATGATCTGGCCAGCCTGGAGTGGGTTGTCCTGTTGCCCTGCCTCGTTTTACACACAAGAGCAGGTGGTTCAATTACACAGGCATGCTTGAGAATGTTCATATGATCAAGAATCTTGGTGCCTGCCTGCGCGTATGCTTTGCTCGGATAAACTAAGATATAATACAGCAACGCCAATATGTGTGGGGTCAGATTGCAAGAAGTGTTTGATGAGCTCCGTCATGGACACGCAAATTGGAAattctcaattatttattgaaggctgtatataaaattgagcgactactttaaaattatgtaacaACATCATGTTTGAGTCATCTTAAATACGAGTAGCTATATACAAAAACGAAGGGAAACTGAGCCCATTCTGATAAATTTCAAGGAAAAGGAATTCCATCTCAATAATGCACAATGACATTTTTACCAATTAAGCCACAATTCACAGGAACTCGCACATTCATTTTGAGTCTTCTTGTTAGTATTTGATGGCTATCATTCATTCGCTAAAGAACACGCGCACTGTTTGTGACACATAGTTGTGAGAGATGTTGGCTGCTGTGATTCCATCCTCTCGTGCTGCTTTACAGACAAAGCTCTACAAACCCGTAAGCAGCCGCAGCAGCAAGTGcaagaattttcataataaacaCTCCACCTTTACTCTTAAATTGCTTCAAAATCAAAGGCAAAGCCATCATTGCAACAAGTTTCCCACTCTTTCTGTCAGCTGTTCTCCTGCTAGTTGTGGAGATTCTTTCCCCcagcaaaatcaagaattgagTAATGTCGGTTGCTATATTTCCATAGTTTGTCATCTTCagttcctttttcttttcaaaaccACTGACagtttatgttttctttttgactTCTGTATGTAACCTGAATCAGGAGAACAAGGGGTTCTGGCAGAAATGGAAGGTAATTTCTCTTAGCACTATTTGGAGTCCAATTGATATTGGATTCTTGGTGGAAACCCACGtaaaaatttggattttgatttGGGTTTTGTTAGGAAAACTCCTCGGAAATGAGTAGCAAGCTAGCAAAGCTGGGGCTTGCCGCTGTTCTTGCTTATGGCATATTTGATGGTGTCACATACACAAGTTTCTTTGTACTTGCATTTCTTGGGTATGAGAAAAGCACTGGCAAGAATCCGGCAGCTAATCTTCAAGCTCTATTAGGGGTAAGAGTTGCTTTCTATTGCAAATCTTCTTAGATTTTCTCTTTAGTTTGTATTGAATGAGTTTGATGCTTATTGGAAAAGAGCTTGGATTAATATGCCTTTCATTGGATTCAGAGTAGCGTTTGAAGTAGAAATATATGAAGCAAATGAGCTTTGCAGATatatgtgatatgaaaaattctCTACCAAGATGTATTGGGCTTAACGTCAGATCAATAGTCGAAACTTGACTATGTTTGCATGTAATCTCTAGGGAAAATGCATATCCAAGAGGATGAGTTGAATTGAATATCTAATATCAGCTGCTCCGACAAAaacaggaaagaaaaaaaaaaaaacagatgcTTCAAGTCTTACAATGGTAAGCACAACTTTTTTCAATTCTTAAACCGGGAAATGAGTTTGATGCTTATTGGAAAAGAGCTTGGATTAATATGCCTTTCATTGGATTCAGAGTAGCGTTTGAAGTAGAAATATATGAAGCAAATGAGCTTTGCAGATatatgtgatatgaaaaattctCTACCAAGATGTATTGGGCTTAACGTCAGATCAATAGTCGAAACTTGACTATGTTTGCATGTAATCTCTAGGGAAAATGCATATCCAAGAGGATGAGTTGAATTGAATATCTAATATCAGCTGCTCCGACAAAaacaggaaagaaaaaaaaaaaaacagatgcTTCAAGTCTTACAATGGTAAGCACAACTTTTTTCAATTCTTAAACCGGGATAAAGTAGATGCTTAATCTGTAATTCTAAATTCCATTTGGCCTTCAAGTTTtacctttattttaaatcGAGACACCTATTTCTGGATAACCTGACACTCCAGTTCAACAAAAATGACCTAAAATGCTGACAGTATTTTGGTTTGTAACTGGCGAACCGGACTTCTCATCTCTACCTTTGTCTTGTGCTTGTCTCGAGGGTAAGCTCCGTGTGGTGGGTAACACTCTAAATGATTGGGCGGCAGAGCAGATAAAATGGTGCTTGTAGTTCATGAGGGTTGAGGATCTCAAATATGCTTTAAGTTGCCAATCTGCCTATGCATGCGCCCTTATGATGGCGATAGTTGCCAACCATTGTTTCCTTGCTGTATCCACTCAAGTTGGGGAAGTGAACtgctgaaaaaatattttcaagaatttgacaCATGAAGTTCCCCATCCAAAATGGACAAGTACAGTTCCTTGAGGGATATGTGATTCTGTACTCTATATGTCCGACAATGTTGTGCTGCTGCGAACTCACTGTCCCTGTAGTATTTGCTTCATTTATGTTATTAGACACCTCTTATTGTACATGCTATATGTATTATGCTCTTTTTTCATGTGCCTATGTAGATAGTAATCTTGATGTGGACTGGGAACAATGTAACAAGACCATTTCGAGTGGCAGGAGCAGCTGCTTTGGCGCCTGTGATTGACAAAGGATTAAGGAGAATCCAGAAATACTTCAATTTTCCTACTCTTGCTTATGCATTTGCCCTTGTGGTGGGGATAATTTCTGGACTATGCCTGACTGTTGTTGGGTTGCTTATCCTCTCAAGATGGGGGAAATGAACCAACTTGTTTCCAAGGATACATGCAGAGTTCTCATCAAAATAGGAAGTGCTTCCTCCCCACGTGAATGGAAATCCCTGGCAAATTTCCACTTGGCTTAAGAATTCAGCGAATTTTTGACATAGAGGAAATGATGTCCAAGATGTTATTGTTACCAGGTTGActgatgtgatattttgatGTTTCACTTTCATCCTATTTTCCCAGATGGTCGTTATTTGCTTTAACAAGTATTCTATTTGATAATTTCCTCTCGCTCCAATTCATATTAGGTGGTGTTTGTCAACTATTAATGTGTTATTGAGAATCACTACTCCACTCAAATCTTAACCCACTCTTCCATATGCTATGCAAATTTGTCCAGGCATGCCAAGACCAGGGCGCAATGTTTCCAGACTGCAATTCCCAGGAACCATTTTTGGCCATTGACAAAAAATCACAGAATGGTTGGTATAAATCTTACATAACTACAATCAAAATCTGTGTTCTGTAAAAAACGACTAATGAATTAGCCATTGAGGATGATGCAGGGTACAAATCATTAGCAAAATTCTAAAGTTGCAGCCAAATACACATTATCTAGAACTAAGAAATGAATTGAGAAAACAGATATATGAGCTGGCAGTGGCTAGAGCGATGGAAGCAATCCACCGTCTTGGGGTTTCTGTTTGTGTTGAGTTATAAAGCCACCTCTCATTCGGCAGATAGCCTGGATACAAATTCCATATGCTCTATCCCACCTGAAATTGGCAGAAACCAGCAATCTTGGAGATTGAGGTGCAGATTCAGGCATATGGTGTGCCACCTATCAGGAACTCTGAGCAGCAAAAATTGTGGAATGCTCAGCTGTTGTCGTTTTTCTCTTCTTATTACATTTCTTCCGCTTCCTTTTATTGTCATTTAGATCATCAAGTTTTCTTTTGATGACTTTCCCATGATCTTCATGTCTGCTGACACAAGTTCCAGAAACAAGCTGATGGGCAAGTTTTGCCAGACAAGGCCCTGCGAGAGACTTTGGGGGAATGGGCCTAAATagagtttaatttaatatcagtAGGGCCTCTTTCTGGACagcaaaataaaaagcatCAAATTTGGGGGTACTTTTAGCACACccccaaaattaataatgtcaacaaataCTAAATATCAGGAATACCGAAGCTGTCAATCTCCAATCTCCTACAAAACCATAATATGGTCAAGTGGAAACTCAACAGCTGCCTCTTTCCTGACTGAGATATTAACTGTGCTGTGCCCATTGCCTACTGCTGATGTCTTTAAGACAagttaaatcaattttaatatctcAATGGCAACATATCACCATGTCAAAAAGAGAAGTCCTCATTACTGGTGTacccaaaattttaagaaactaGTATCTTAAACCATTATGAACAAGCAGCCAAATCAgctttatttacacaaatcaacaaacaaaattcttcTAAGATGGTCTGAGATTCTCCGATAGATTTTAATCTTCCAAAATCCGTACTCATTCACTTTTTTACTGCAAATTCTTTTCGccataaaatatacaaaaaactCTTATTCTATTTTGGTATCTCAATAATGGATTTCCCATGGTGGGATGCACACAAAGCATAATGAATATCTCACCTTTTCAAAAATCTGCTCCGACCGATAGCCGTCTTCTCATGCCATAAAGCAAGTGGAGGTAGCAAATCATGCTTTCTGATGGACTGTTAGAGAAATAATTTCAACGTCAAGCAAGCAAAATAAAAGTCAATGAGCTTAGGAAACATTAATGAGGTTAAAATGGGCCAAAGTGGTGCAGATGATGAAAGAATGAGGCTGCAGTATCTATCCATGAATTGCATCTTACTGATTAAACACTCTAATACAACAGCGTATTCAAGTTTTATGATAAATGCTACAATCAACATGGAATGAGTGTGTAACCtgtttcaatttcatcaagatCTAATTATCGTGGGAACTTTGCTATTCCGCCAGATAGGacgataaataaaaagatgaatGGCTCCCTGCCCTTgggaaattttttttgcaagttCTATTTGTTTTAGTTGTCCACGttggaaaaatcaagaaaagagaaataatatGGCATACCTTTTGAGGCATGTTAACTCCTTCTGGTGGTCTAGGGATGTGAGGATGAAAATGAGGGAGTTTGTAGAAGACAAACCTAAAATGAAGAATTGATAATTACAACCTTAAGATAACAAAAATCTGTCGAAGAATCAGAGGTAAGATAGGCAACAAGAAACATACACGATTTTGTTCTCCTTGATGGTTGTCATTTCACATAAAGGCGAAGAGATCTCTGCAGGACAAATGGGCTTCTCCGAGATGTATATGTACCCATTCATTCCACCACTACAAGGCATTACCAAAACCAAGAAATGAACTTTACGATTGACTTTGGCAATACCAACCAGGTAAACATGCAGCACAAATGAACAGATGGAATTCCTTCATATGGTATTGAAACAAGAATAAACGTAAGCTAAAATGAGATATTCCAGCATGTCATCGGAAGGATGATCAGAAAGTATCAACTTGTGGCTGATATTAGATAAGGAGACTTTTAAGTAATAAGCTCGATATCAATATAATAGAGGACCAGGATTAGTTCAAAGCCGTTGCATATTAAGGCAGCTAAGCAAGCAATTGAACTTTAGCTGCATAATGAGCTACTTATGAACCATGATTGAGATGCAGGAGGGGATGTGaaacatataaaacaaaatgctAAGGATATGGTTCTCCTAATTTCATCCAGTTAGGTCTtccaattttcaatttcaaatgcaTGACATTGTTCAAGTTCTCCATGTGAGTCTAATAGTATGGTCTAAATATTTCAAGGAAACCATGAAACAGAATTCAAACTGAAGTGGCAAAAAATCAATGCCTGATCCCAGATCTGCCTCTTGTCCCTTGCCTTGATTCTGAAACAGTTATCGAAAGAGATCATAAAGATCAAGATAGAAGTTAACAAGGCCGGGTGCATATGCCACATGACTCAATTAGAAGCAAACCTTTGCAATAGAAAAACCaaacataacaaaattagCTATGATGATCAAGTTTCAAGAACAATACAAGTTCTGATAATTGAAGGATTTAGACATGCTGCCTACCAAATGCCAACCTCCTAAGCCTTTCTTTGCCGGACGAGTTGAATATGTTAACAAAATGATGAAGGAGTCTTCATATGCAAACTCAATACAGGATCTCACCTAAATTTAGGGTTAATTTTTGTCTTCACTTTAGCTTTATGCAACTTTGGATGATCTTTATTCCGCTCAAAAAAGGTAAGCAACTTTGCAGCTAATGGATGTGACAGGTGAACAAACAGTTTATCAAGGCCCAAAGTGTTCCGCCGCCTCTCTTCATCCTAAATCACAacatattacacaaaaattatacatgTATTGGAACAGACAGCATGAAACTGAAATAATAGACACCGTATCGGAGTAAAGCTATTCTTAAGGCCCAAGAGAAGGTACAGTTTACATTATCTGAATTATTGAATGGGCTTAGGTGTTACCGTTAATGTATGTTCCACTTTTGCAATCTCAGTCAGAAGACGTTCTTCTTCGATAAACGGTAATCTACAAACAGCCTGCCAATCAAGTAGAGAATAACATTAAGTTATACTACGTAAGAACTAATAAAACAATAGAAAAGAATGGAACCAAGCACAGGTAAAATTGTTCTGGCTTTGCATATTATTTCCTTTAAGCCAAAAGCAACATGCTATCCTTGTGGGATTAAATTTTGTGCTATTGTTGTCTTTCTGATATGATGTCATCATATGAAGAACTCAGCAGGATGTCAAATTCCTACTATAGATAATATCCAACAAACTGAAGGGCATATATAAGTTGGTTACTcccaaaatgaaaaacaaggCCCTAATATTACACTTTTCTTGATTGAGATTGCACTTGCAACTGCGTCATACActtacaaaattcaaattaaaatccaGATTAGCCAGGAAACTCAATGGAGAACTGTTGATACCatgcaaaataattgatatttgaatCATACCTTCCAAGCTTGTTTTCTTCCATTCAAGTCGAGCTCAAACTCTATATGAAAATTCGTAAgttcatatcatatacaatgagaaaaagagaagattgTGATTTTAAATGTAAGCATACCAGTAGGATAGAAGTCCAAAATAGGCGATGATGGATCTGTCATTAATTTCCTGTAGAGCAAAGGCAGCGCTTGTGCACTACACAAGGAACAGTGCTGTTATGACTAAATACTTGAGCTGAGAGTATATGgttaatgaaaattcatttgaaaaacCTTGCAGCAGGGAGGACTCCCATTAATTGGTCGAAAGGCTTAAAGGGTTTCCCGAgtacaaaatcaattttgagttGATCAAG
This region of Sesamum indicum cultivar Zhongzhi No. 13 linkage group LG4, S_indicum_v1.0, whole genome shotgun sequence genomic DNA includes:
- the LOC105160241 gene encoding uncharacterized protein LOC105160241 isoform X1, which produces MLAAVIPSSRAALQTKLYKPVSSRSSKCKNFHNKHSTFTLKLLQNQRQSHHCNKFPTLSVSCSPASCGDSFPQQNQELSNENKGFWQKWKENSSEMSSKLAKLGLAAVLAYGIFDGVTYTSFFVLAFLGYEKSTGKNPAANLQALLGIVILMWTGNNVTRPFRVAGAAALAPVIDKGLRRIQKYFNFPTLAYAFALVVGIISGLCLTVVGLLILSRWGK
- the LOC105160241 gene encoding uncharacterized protein LOC105160241 isoform X2, which encodes MLAAVIPSSRAALQTKLYKPVSSRSSKCKNFHNKHSTFTLKLLQNQRQSHHCNKFPTLSVSCSPASCGDSFPQQNQELSNENKGFWQKWKENSSEMSSKLAKLGLAAVLAYGIFDGVTYTSFFVLAFLGYEKSTGKNPAANLQALLGEQLLWRL